A single genomic interval of Alcaligenes sp. SDU_A2 harbors:
- a CDS encoding polysaccharide deacetylase family protein has translation MYHQIGVPAPKGSPYRGLTVHPTDFRRQMTWLKRLGYRGLSMAQLMPYLRGEKQGKVVGISFDDGYRNVFQNAMPVLDELGFTATNYIVTRHLDGSNFWDQPKGVPHSGLMSLPELRAWVAAGHEAGSHTLDHVHLTDVSSEIAHYQIVQSRKELQDLLQVEVNAFCYPYGDQTRAIRELVRQAGYDNATTTNRGLARADDDLFDLPRVTVARSTHIFRFLQKCLTRLEDRRRTLSS, from the coding sequence ATGTATCATCAGATCGGGGTGCCGGCACCCAAAGGTTCGCCTTACCGGGGCCTGACCGTGCATCCCACCGACTTTCGCCGCCAGATGACCTGGTTGAAGCGTTTGGGTTATCGCGGCTTGTCCATGGCCCAGCTCATGCCGTATTTGCGTGGCGAAAAACAGGGCAAAGTCGTGGGCATCAGCTTTGACGACGGCTACCGCAACGTGTTCCAGAATGCCATGCCGGTGCTGGACGAACTGGGCTTTACCGCGACTAACTACATCGTGACGAGGCATCTGGATGGTTCCAACTTTTGGGATCAGCCCAAGGGTGTACCGCACTCCGGCCTGATGTCTCTGCCCGAACTGCGTGCCTGGGTGGCGGCGGGGCACGAGGCAGGATCGCATACGCTGGATCATGTGCATCTGACCGATGTTTCTTCCGAAATAGCGCATTATCAGATCGTTCAGTCCCGCAAGGAGCTGCAAGATCTGTTGCAGGTCGAGGTCAATGCATTCTGCTATCCCTATGGGGATCAGACCAGGGCAATCCGCGAATTGGTGCGTCAGGCCGGTTATGACAACGCCACCACCACCAATCGGGGCTTGGCGCGTGCCGATGATGATCTGTTTGATCTGCCTCGCGTCACGGTGGCGCGTTCCACCCATATTTTCCGTTTTCTGCAAAAGTGTCTGACGCGTCTGGAAGATCGGCGTCGCACCCTATCCTCATGA
- a CDS encoding glycosyltransferase family 2 protein — MATPATPEVAAGKAARLSVILITKNEQAHIQACLESVAFADEIIVLDSGSTDRTVDIARSLGAKVSVTNDWPGFGPQKNRALDLATGDWVLSIDADERVTPELAQLILQELDNPRATAYRIARLSEFAGRWIRHSGWWPDRVLRLFRRGTARFKDVKVHESVQTDQPVAILDGHFLHYPYASLEVFIAKINAYSTEAALHMQARGKTTSVPGIAGHAIWTFLRHYVVRRGFMDGAQGFILACMAASGSLFRYSKLWYYTRQGRK; from the coding sequence ATGGCGACGCCGGCAACGCCAGAAGTAGCCGCGGGCAAGGCTGCGCGCCTGTCCGTCATCCTGATTACCAAGAACGAACAGGCGCATATCCAGGCATGCCTGGAATCGGTGGCGTTTGCCGACGAAATCATTGTGCTGGATTCCGGCAGCACGGATCGCACGGTAGACATAGCTCGCAGCCTGGGTGCCAAGGTCAGTGTTACAAACGACTGGCCCGGATTCGGCCCGCAAAAAAATCGGGCTTTGGATCTGGCCACAGGCGACTGGGTGCTATCGATCGATGCGGACGAACGTGTCACCCCCGAATTGGCGCAGTTGATATTGCAGGAGCTGGACAACCCGCGCGCCACGGCCTACCGTATCGCCCGCCTGTCCGAATTTGCGGGTCGGTGGATACGGCACAGCGGTTGGTGGCCAGACCGAGTACTGCGTTTGTTCCGGCGCGGGACGGCACGTTTCAAGGACGTCAAAGTTCACGAGAGCGTTCAGACCGATCAGCCGGTGGCGATTTTGGACGGGCATTTTTTGCATTACCCGTATGCCAGCCTGGAAGTGTTCATCGCCAAGATCAATGCGTATTCGACCGAGGCGGCGCTTCATATGCAGGCGCGTGGTAAGACCACCAGTGTGCCGGGGATTGCTGGCCACGCCATCTGGACTTTTTTGCGCCATTACGTCGTGCGGCGTGGTTTTATGGATGGAGCGCAGGGCTTTATCCTGGCTTGCATGGCCGCGTCGGGCAGCTTATTTCGTTACAGCAAGCTTTGGTACTACACACGCCAGGGCAGAAAATAG
- a CDS encoding polysaccharide deacetylase family protein has product MRMATTVPVMMYHHVTPQGGMINASPEHFEQHLQWLKRHGWTSLTTEQFVGHLQGQGVPRKSVLITFDDGYLDNYVYAYPLLKKYGFNAVIFVVTSWVNDGPVRLHAGQGEVPECPDHRECEARIAAGRSDEVILRWSEIRAMQHEGVFEFHSHTHTHTRWDLGELRAQKNDKMRWELAQSRQSLIDNLGSVSDQFCWPQGYFDPDYVQIAQQAGFRYLYTTRAFGSNQPGTDPLHIYRFAVRDTSGASVGRRLNVAVHPLIGPIFNRWKAWRRRQRQK; this is encoded by the coding sequence ATGAGAATGGCCACCACCGTGCCGGTGATGATGTATCACCATGTCACGCCACAAGGCGGCATGATTAATGCGTCTCCCGAACACTTCGAGCAGCATCTGCAATGGCTCAAGCGCCATGGCTGGACCAGCTTGACGACGGAGCAGTTTGTCGGTCATCTGCAAGGGCAGGGCGTACCGCGCAAGTCGGTCCTTATCACTTTCGATGACGGTTATCTGGACAACTATGTCTATGCGTATCCCTTGCTCAAGAAATATGGCTTTAACGCTGTTATTTTTGTGGTGACCTCCTGGGTCAACGACGGCCCGGTGCGTTTGCATGCCGGCCAGGGCGAGGTGCCCGAATGTCCCGATCATCGCGAATGCGAGGCCCGCATTGCCGCTGGCCGTAGCGATGAGGTCATCTTGCGCTGGAGCGAAATCCGAGCCATGCAGCACGAGGGGGTATTTGAATTTCATAGCCATACTCACACCCATACGCGCTGGGATCTGGGCGAGTTGCGCGCCCAGAAAAACGACAAGATGCGTTGGGAGCTGGCGCAGTCGCGCCAGAGCCTGATCGATAATTTGGGCTCTGTGTCGGATCAGTTCTGCTGGCCGCAAGGCTATTTCGACCCGGATTACGTACAAATTGCCCAGCAGGCCGGTTTCCGTTATTTGTATACGACGCGGGCGTTTGGCTCCAACCAGCCCGGTACCGATCCTTTGCACATCTACCGCTTTGCCGTGCGTGATACCAGCGGCGCATCGGTAGGGCGGCGGCTGAACGTGGCCGTGCATCCGCTTATTGGTCCTATTTTCAACAGGTGGAAAGCATGGCGACGCCGGCAACGCCAGAAGTAG
- a CDS encoding glycosyltransferase family 4 protein, with protein sequence MTPLRILHSEAATSFGGQENYILRAMRILRERGHHVEAACQPHAQLTARLRDEGFVVHTLYMDGTRNYLRGVCQLRRVLRNGRFDVLNSHSRRDAMLAGVAGRLAGTPLIVRTRHLAKKVGSLLSYTIVPKRVITPSEYVRQHMIQRGVKPGAVDVVYPCVDPAVIDAAPALDLRAQLSLASDTVLVGCVAVLRREKGHRELIAAMQPLLATYPHLHLVLVGGGSPGMQELQTLVVEQGLLGRVHLLGPRSDVPSLLPNLDVFALATHMEASGTVFVEAGSAGLPVVGTRVGGVPEMMLEGQSGLLVPLHDIAALTQALESLILDPARRQAMGAAGRDFCRSNDRFTPTAMGDRLEGAYLRWLKELQK encoded by the coding sequence ATGACGCCCTTGCGCATTTTGCATTCAGAAGCCGCGACTAGCTTTGGCGGGCAGGAAAACTATATCTTGCGCGCGATGCGCATATTGCGCGAACGCGGCCACCACGTAGAGGCAGCGTGTCAGCCGCATGCCCAACTGACTGCGCGGCTGCGCGATGAAGGCTTTGTCGTTCATACCTTGTATATGGACGGCACGCGCAATTACCTGCGCGGCGTGTGTCAGTTACGGCGCGTATTGCGCAATGGCCGTTTCGATGTGCTCAACAGCCACAGTCGACGCGACGCCATGCTGGCCGGCGTGGCAGGGCGGCTGGCCGGCACCCCCCTGATCGTGCGCACGCGGCACTTGGCCAAGAAGGTCGGTTCTTTGCTGTCTTATACCATCGTGCCCAAACGTGTCATCACCCCCAGCGAGTATGTGCGCCAGCATATGATCCAGCGCGGCGTCAAGCCGGGGGCGGTGGATGTGGTCTATCCCTGTGTCGATCCTGCGGTGATCGATGCCGCGCCCGCGCTCGATCTGCGGGCGCAGCTGAGCTTGGCATCCGATACTGTGCTGGTCGGTTGTGTCGCTGTGTTGCGGCGCGAAAAAGGACATCGCGAACTGATTGCAGCCATGCAGCCGCTGCTGGCCACGTATCCACACCTGCATCTGGTTCTGGTGGGGGGCGGTTCACCTGGCATGCAAGAGTTGCAGACACTGGTGGTCGAACAAGGCCTGCTTGGGCGTGTTCACTTGCTGGGCCCTCGCTCTGACGTGCCTTCGTTGCTGCCTAATCTGGATGTTTTTGCCTTGGCGACCCATATGGAAGCGTCAGGCACGGTGTTTGTCGAAGCCGGCAGCGCCGGTTTGCCGGTAGTCGGCACCCGGGTGGGCGGTGTGCCGGAGATGATGCTGGAGGGACAAAGCGGCTTGCTGGTGCCCTTGCACGATATTGCGGCGTTGACTCAGGCGCTGGAAAGCCTGATCCTTGATCCGGCTCGGCGTCAGGCGATGGGCGCAGCCGGACGCGACTTTTGCCGCAGCAATGACCGATTTACGCCCACGGCGATGGGTGACCGTCTGGAAGGCGCATATCTGCGCTGGCTCAAGGAATTACAGAAATGA
- the dnaE gene encoding DNA polymerase III subunit alpha, giving the protein MSETHPSFVHLRSHSEFSVVDGIARIPDMIKKALAYGQPALALTDLSNLFGQIKFYRSARKAGIKAIMGCDIWLQNEDDREKPARLLLLVQNETGYLALCDILTRAWLGNQYKGRAEVQRAWLQGRSGLIALSGGRMGDVGQALEAGNMELARQCARYWADLFPDAFFVELQRSGADGDELYVQAAMRLAAELDLPVVATHPIQFVDAEDFRAHEVRVCIAEGEQLANPKRVKRFTPEQYFLDSDEMARRFADVPSALENTLEIAKRCNLEMELGKPYLPDFPTPDGMTLDDFLVHQAQEGLAKRMEQLYPDQAERQAQYPTYQERLTWECNTIISMGFPGYFLIVADFINWGKHNGVPVGPGRGSGAGSLVAYSLGITDLDPLRYDLLFERFLNPERVSMPDFDVDFCQDNRERVIDYVKEKYGRQAVSQIATFGTLGAKAVVRDVGRVLELPYSMCDGLSKLIPFNPADPWTLERALADEPAFRERYENDEEVKALIDLAKPLEGLTRSVGMHAGGVLIAPGKLIDFCPLYAQSGPDANAVSQYDKDDVEAAGLVKFDFLGLRNLTILDWAVRYVRQFNADKRDFDIMALPLDDDASYKLLCEGNTTAVFQLESRGMKELLRSLRPSTFEDIIAMLALYRPGPLESGMVVDFVNRKHGRAEVDYFHPDLESTLSSTYGVIVYQEQVMLISQIIGGYSLGGADLLRRAMGKKKPEEMAKHRELFEAGAVKKGHDPELAVKLFDLMEKFAGYGFNKSHSAAYALIAYQTAWLKAHHPAEFLAATLLSDMDDTDKVQIFWKDALANGVQVLPPDINASNYRFEPVQDSYTAQGLPPRTMRYGLGAVKGTGQAAVEAIVQARKAEGPFKSLFDFCRRVDRHQVNKRTIEALVRAGAFDGIDDNRAALLATIGAAVEAAEQAERSANQCSLFADDSDDIVEGEVAKVAPWSLQDRLRQEKTALGFYFSGHLFDAWRDEVRRFAPTPLARLEASRSPQWFAGVLSAVRVRMTRRGKMLYAMLDDGSAQVEVAIFNELFEEHRQRLKEDQLVIIQGKVSNDDYTGGLRVTADAIFDLQLARETRASCLSIVLGDKADAARLQALLAPHRAQEGGGVAVQVQLQRPDYECVIQLGNEWRVRLADAMLEQLEQWDASSEVEISYR; this is encoded by the coding sequence ATGAGCGAAACACACCCCTCTTTTGTCCATTTGCGATCCCACTCCGAGTTTTCGGTGGTGGACGGCATCGCCCGTATTCCCGACATGATCAAAAAAGCGCTGGCCTATGGTCAGCCGGCGCTGGCCTTGACCGACCTGAGCAATCTGTTCGGTCAGATCAAGTTCTACCGATCGGCGCGCAAAGCCGGCATCAAGGCCATCATGGGTTGCGATATCTGGCTGCAGAACGAGGATGACCGCGAAAAACCCGCGCGCCTGCTCTTGCTGGTACAGAACGAGACCGGCTATCTGGCCTTGTGCGATATCTTGACGCGGGCCTGGCTGGGCAATCAGTACAAAGGCCGGGCGGAAGTGCAGCGCGCCTGGCTGCAGGGGCGCAGTGGTTTGATCGCCTTGTCGGGCGGGCGCATGGGCGATGTGGGCCAGGCCCTGGAAGCCGGCAATATGGAACTGGCGCGTCAGTGCGCACGCTACTGGGCCGATTTGTTTCCCGACGCGTTTTTTGTCGAGCTGCAACGCAGTGGTGCCGATGGCGACGAGCTGTACGTGCAGGCGGCCATGCGTCTGGCGGCCGAGCTGGATTTGCCGGTGGTGGCGACCCATCCTATTCAGTTCGTGGACGCCGAAGATTTTCGCGCCCACGAAGTGCGGGTTTGCATTGCAGAAGGCGAACAGCTGGCTAATCCCAAGCGTGTCAAACGCTTTACGCCCGAGCAGTATTTTCTGGATTCGGACGAGATGGCGCGGCGTTTTGCCGATGTGCCTTCGGCCCTGGAAAATACGCTGGAGATCGCCAAGCGCTGTAATCTGGAAATGGAGCTGGGCAAACCCTATCTGCCTGATTTTCCCACTCCCGACGGCATGACGCTGGACGATTTTCTGGTGCATCAGGCCCAGGAAGGTCTGGCCAAACGCATGGAACAGCTGTATCCGGATCAGGCCGAACGGCAGGCCCAGTATCCCACCTACCAGGAGCGTTTGACCTGGGAGTGCAACACCATTATTTCCATGGGTTTCCCTGGTTACTTTCTGATCGTGGCCGACTTCATCAACTGGGGCAAGCACAATGGCGTGCCGGTGGGGCCGGGCCGTGGTTCGGGGGCGGGGTCTTTGGTGGCATACAGTCTGGGTATTACGGACCTGGACCCGCTGCGCTACGACTTGCTGTTCGAGCGCTTCCTGAATCCCGAACGGGTTTCCATGCCTGACTTCGATGTGGACTTTTGCCAGGACAACCGCGAACGCGTCATCGACTATGTAAAGGAAAAATATGGCCGTCAGGCCGTCAGCCAGATTGCCACTTTCGGCACCCTGGGAGCGAAAGCTGTGGTGCGCGACGTGGGTCGGGTGCTGGAGCTGCCCTACAGCATGTGCGATGGCCTGTCCAAGCTGATCCCGTTCAACCCCGCTGACCCCTGGACGCTGGAGCGGGCCCTGGCTGATGAGCCTGCCTTTCGCGAACGCTACGAGAACGACGAAGAGGTCAAGGCCCTGATCGATCTGGCCAAGCCCCTGGAAGGTCTGACGCGCAGCGTGGGCATGCACGCCGGGGGCGTGCTGATCGCGCCGGGCAAGCTGATCGATTTTTGCCCCTTGTATGCTCAGTCCGGCCCGGATGCCAACGCCGTCTCGCAGTATGACAAGGACGATGTGGAAGCAGCCGGCCTGGTCAAATTCGACTTTCTGGGCTTGCGTAACCTGACCATTCTGGATTGGGCCGTGCGCTATGTGCGGCAGTTCAATGCGGACAAGCGCGACTTTGACATCATGGCCTTGCCGCTGGATGACGACGCGTCCTACAAGTTGCTGTGCGAAGGCAACACCACGGCCGTGTTCCAGCTGGAATCGCGTGGCATGAAAGAGCTCTTGCGCAGCCTGCGCCCGTCCACCTTTGAGGACATTATCGCCATGCTGGCCTTGTATCGCCCAGGGCCGCTGGAGTCGGGCATGGTGGTTGATTTTGTCAACCGCAAGCACGGTCGTGCCGAGGTGGATTATTTCCATCCGGACCTGGAAAGCACCCTGAGCAGCACGTACGGGGTGATCGTCTACCAGGAACAGGTCATGCTGATCTCGCAGATCATCGGTGGCTACTCGCTGGGTGGTGCCGACTTGCTGCGACGTGCCATGGGCAAGAAAAAACCCGAGGAAATGGCCAAGCACCGCGAATTGTTCGAGGCAGGGGCGGTCAAGAAGGGGCACGATCCAGAACTGGCGGTCAAACTGTTCGACCTGATGGAAAAATTCGCCGGCTATGGCTTTAACAAGAGTCACTCGGCCGCTTATGCACTGATTGCCTACCAGACCGCCTGGCTCAAGGCCCATCATCCGGCCGAGTTCCTGGCTGCCACTTTGTTATCGGATATGGACGATACCGACAAGGTGCAGATCTTCTGGAAAGACGCGCTGGCCAACGGTGTGCAGGTGTTGCCGCCGGACATCAATGCGTCCAATTATCGTTTTGAGCCGGTGCAGGACAGCTATACCGCCCAGGGTCTGCCGCCGCGCACCATGCGCTACGGCTTGGGTGCGGTCAAGGGCACGGGTCAGGCGGCGGTCGAGGCGATTGTCCAGGCACGTAAAGCAGAGGGGCCATTCAAGAGCCTGTTTGATTTTTGTCGCCGGGTGGACCGTCATCAGGTCAACAAGCGCACCATCGAAGCCTTGGTGCGGGCCGGTGCCTTTGACGGCATCGACGATAATCGCGCCGCCCTGCTGGCCACGATCGGTGCCGCCGTGGAAGCGGCTGAACAGGCCGAGCGCAGCGCCAATCAGTGCTCTTTATTTGCCGATGACTCGGACGATATCGTCGAGGGCGAAGTGGCCAAGGTCGCGCCCTGGAGTCTGCAGGACAGACTGCGCCAGGAAAAAACAGCGTTGGGCTTTTACTTTAGCGGTCATCTGTTCGATGCCTGGCGCGACGAAGTGCGCCGTTTTGCGCCTACGCCCTTAGCTCGGCTGGAGGCATCGCGCAGCCCTCAGTGGTTTGCGGGGGTGTTGTCAGCGGTGCGGGTACGCATGACGCGACGCGGCAAGATGCTGTATGCCATGTTGGACGATGGTTCGGCCCAGGTGGAAGTGGCGATTTTTAACGAATTGTTCGAGGAACACCGTCAGCGTCTTAAAGAAGACCAACTGGTCATTATCCAGGGCAAAGTCAGCAACGATGACTATACCGGGGGATTGCGGGTAACGGCCGATGCCATCTTCGATCTGCAATTGGCCCGCGAGACACGCGCCAGTTGCCTGAGCATCGTGCTGGGCGACAAGGCCGATGCCGCGCGCTTGCAGGCTTTGCTTGCCCCGCACCGTGCCCAGGAAGGTGGCGGGGTGGCGGTGCAGGTGCAGTTGCAGCGGCCTGACTACGAGTGTGTCATTCAACTGGGTAACGAATGGCGCGTGCGTTTGGCCGATGCCATGCTGGAGCAACTGGAGCAATGGGACGCTAGCAGCGAAGTGGAGATCAGCTACCGATGA
- the hrpA gene encoding ATP-dependent RNA helicase HrpA, protein MHESVELTENPHTLPPILYPEDLPVSGRRDEIAQAIRDHQVVIVCGETGSGKTTQLPKICLEMGRGLNGKIIGHTQPRRLAATSVAKRIAQELQSEIGDWVGYQIRFNDKTGPRSAIKLMTDGILLAESQRDPLLSRYDTIIIDEAHERSLNIDFLLGFLKQLLPRRRDLKLIITSATIDAERFANHFAHKGKRAPVIEVSGRLYPVDIQYRPILDPAQGDAQERRSASEDERDLMVGIVDAVQECARHGSGDVLVFLPGEREIREATEALEKDKPINTVILPLFARLSQAEQEQIFRPKGNARRVVLATNVAETSLTVPGIRYVVDSGLARIKRYSWRNKVEQLRIEAISQASANQRAGRCGRIGPGVCIRLYDEQDFKSRPAFTDPEILRSSLASVILRMKALRLDDVETFPFVEPPTGRAIADGYQVLQELGALDEQQGLTPVGRALAKLPVDPRVARMVLAGHEQHCLSEMLIIAAAMSVQDPRDRPMHEREAANQAHARFNDDKSEFLSYVKLWNWLQEQSAEQGSQRKFMNALKQAMLSPVRVREWRDVHTQLSSLVHEQRWVANPSPATFEQVHLALLTGLIGNIGLKSEETGLYQGTRELRFVIHPGSRLAKKAGRWILAGELVETTRLFARCIARIEPTWVEKVGAHLLRKTWSDPRWEKKAGQVVANERATLYGLMIYSGRRVHFGKIDPVQARELFLRQALVPGEIDSGLPFLKHNRQQISAVERLEHQSRRPDILIDEELIYAFYDQRIPQDVYQTATLEKWYKGLSKEQAKGLELSRDELMRHDAAGITTEVFPRSVQWQGVKMALDYHFEPGSVRDGVTLSVPLFALNQIDAGRCEWLVPGMLKEKVLALLKSLPQRTRRHCVPLPEYADAFHQRWFDRAADPGMSLLDAIAQDMWEQVKQRPQRSDFKPETLPAHLFMNFRVIDDHGRMLSGGRNLDQLKAEHGRQAQASFQQIAAADEQVAQVLDHEQLTSWSFGALPELMEIQRKGRSFIGYPALIDQKTHCDLDVFDDPGQARREHRKGLRCLFRLALREQVRFLEKNIADLTRISMLYIPLGTQEQLREQIIDVALEQSCMMEPWPQDQAGFEARVLEGRSRLGLVAQEVARLAGQILIEWSAAQKKLAQIKAHPEALKDIQQQLAALMPTRFLEASEYKQLAHFPRYLKAVQARVDKLRADPARDQRLMQDMSPLLLKYQRAVAALKGAQDSGLRDFRWMLEELRVSLFAQELRTPMPVSVKRLEKAWAALQR, encoded by the coding sequence ATGCACGAGTCCGTAGAATTGACTGAAAACCCACATACGCTGCCGCCCATTCTGTACCCTGAAGACCTGCCTGTCAGCGGCCGCCGGGACGAAATAGCCCAGGCCATCAGGGACCACCAGGTGGTCATTGTGTGTGGCGAGACCGGGTCCGGCAAGACGACTCAGCTCCCCAAGATATGCCTGGAGATGGGACGCGGGCTCAATGGCAAGATCATAGGCCATACCCAGCCGCGCCGTCTGGCGGCGACTTCGGTCGCCAAGCGTATCGCTCAGGAGCTGCAGTCCGAGATCGGCGACTGGGTCGGCTACCAGATTCGCTTTAACGATAAGACCGGCCCGCGTTCGGCCATCAAGCTGATGACCGACGGTATTTTGCTGGCGGAATCGCAGCGCGATCCCTTGCTGAGCCGCTACGACACCATCATCATCGACGAGGCGCATGAGCGCAGCCTGAACATCGATTTTCTGCTGGGCTTTTTAAAGCAACTGCTGCCCCGGCGTCGCGACCTGAAGCTCATCATTACGTCGGCCACCATCGATGCCGAACGTTTTGCCAATCATTTTGCCCACAAGGGCAAGCGCGCGCCCGTCATCGAAGTGTCGGGGCGTCTGTATCCGGTCGATATCCAGTATCGTCCCATTCTGGACCCCGCTCAGGGCGATGCCCAGGAGCGCCGCTCCGCATCGGAAGACGAGCGTGACCTGATGGTCGGGATTGTCGATGCGGTGCAAGAATGCGCGCGCCACGGCAGTGGCGATGTGTTGGTGTTCTTGCCCGGTGAGCGCGAAATCCGCGAAGCCACCGAGGCGCTGGAAAAAGACAAACCCATCAATACCGTCATCCTGCCCTTGTTTGCGCGCCTGTCACAAGCCGAGCAGGAACAGATCTTCCGCCCCAAGGGCAATGCGCGCCGTGTGGTGCTGGCTACCAACGTGGCCGAAACATCGTTGACCGTGCCCGGCATACGTTATGTGGTGGACAGCGGCCTGGCGCGCATCAAGCGGTATTCTTGGCGCAATAAGGTCGAGCAGTTGCGCATCGAGGCCATCAGCCAGGCGTCCGCCAACCAGCGGGCGGGGCGTTGCGGCCGTATCGGTCCGGGCGTGTGCATACGCTTGTATGACGAACAGGATTTCAAGAGCCGCCCCGCGTTCACCGACCCCGAGATTTTGCGCTCTTCGTTGGCCTCGGTCATTTTGCGCATGAAGGCGCTGCGACTGGACGACGTGGAAACCTTCCCCTTTGTGGAGCCGCCCACGGGGCGGGCGATTGCCGATGGTTATCAGGTTCTGCAGGAACTGGGCGCGCTGGATGAACAACAAGGCCTGACGCCGGTCGGGCGCGCTCTGGCCAAGCTGCCCGTGGACCCCAGAGTGGCCCGCATGGTGCTGGCCGGTCACGAGCAGCATTGTTTGAGCGAAATGCTGATCATTGCCGCCGCCATGTCGGTGCAGGACCCGCGCGACCGTCCCATGCACGAACGCGAGGCGGCCAATCAGGCCCATGCCCGTTTTAACGACGACAAGTCCGAGTTTCTGTCTTACGTCAAATTGTGGAATTGGTTGCAAGAACAGTCGGCCGAGCAGGGTTCGCAACGCAAGTTCATGAATGCCTTAAAGCAAGCCATGCTCTCGCCTGTGCGGGTACGCGAATGGCGTGATGTCCATACCCAGTTGAGCAGTCTGGTACACGAGCAGCGCTGGGTCGCCAATCCCTCGCCGGCCACCTTCGAGCAGGTGCATCTAGCCTTGCTGACCGGCCTGATCGGCAATATAGGCCTGAAAAGCGAAGAGACGGGACTGTACCAAGGTACCCGCGAACTGCGTTTTGTCATTCATCCTGGCTCCCGCCTGGCCAAGAAGGCGGGGCGCTGGATACTGGCTGGCGAATTGGTGGAAACCACGCGCCTGTTTGCGCGCTGCATTGCCCGCATCGAACCCACCTGGGTCGAGAAGGTGGGGGCGCATCTGCTGCGCAAGACCTGGTCCGATCCGCGCTGGGAGAAAAAGGCTGGACAGGTGGTGGCCAACGAGCGCGCCACCTTGTATGGCTTGATGATCTACAGCGGGCGGCGCGTGCATTTTGGCAAGATCGATCCTGTGCAGGCGCGCGAACTATTCCTGCGCCAGGCCCTGGTGCCGGGCGAGATTGATTCCGGCCTGCCGTTCCTGAAACATAACCGTCAGCAGATTTCCGCGGTGGAGCGCCTGGAACATCAGTCGCGCCGCCCCGATATCCTGATCGATGAAGAGCTGATCTACGCTTTTTATGATCAGCGTATCCCTCAGGATGTCTACCAAACCGCGACGCTGGAAAAATGGTACAAGGGTCTGTCCAAGGAACAGGCCAAGGGCCTGGAGCTGAGCCGCGATGAACTGATGCGCCATGACGCCGCGGGCATCACAACGGAAGTTTTTCCGCGCTCGGTGCAGTGGCAGGGCGTCAAGATGGCACTGGACTACCACTTCGAACCTGGCTCGGTGCGCGATGGCGTCACGCTTAGCGTGCCCCTGTTTGCATTGAATCAGATCGATGCCGGGCGCTGCGAATGGCTGGTGCCTGGCATGCTCAAGGAAAAAGTGCTGGCTCTGCTTAAATCCTTGCCGCAGCGCACCCGTCGCCATTGTGTGCCTTTGCCCGAATATGCCGACGCCTTTCATCAGCGTTGGTTTGATCGTGCGGCCGACCCGGGCATGAGTCTGCTGGATGCGATCGCTCAGGACATGTGGGAGCAGGTCAAGCAGCGTCCGCAGCGCAGCGACTTCAAGCCAGAAACATTGCCGGCCCACCTGTTCATGAATTTTCGCGTCATCGACGATCATGGCCGCATGCTCTCGGGCGGGCGCAATCTGGATCAGCTCAAGGCCGAGCATGGCCGTCAGGCTCAGGCATCGTTCCAGCAGATCGCCGCAGCCGATGAACAAGTGGCGCAGGTGCTGGACCACGAACAGTTGACGAGCTGGTCTTTCGGGGCCTTGCCCGAACTGATGGAGATCCAGCGCAAGGGGCGCAGCTTTATCGGCTATCCGGCGCTGATCGACCAGAAAACCCACTGTGACCTGGATGTGTTCGATGATCCGGGACAGGCACGCCGTGAACACCGCAAGGGGTTGCGCTGCCTGTTCAGGCTGGCCTTGCGCGAGCAGGTGCGTTTTCTGGAAAAGAATATTGCTGATCTGACGCGCATCAGCATGCTGTACATACCGCTGGGTACGCAGGAGCAATTGCGCGAACAGATCATTGATGTGGCGCTGGAGCAATCTTGCATGATGGAGCCTTGGCCTCAGGATCAGGCCGGTTTTGAAGCGCGTGTTCTAGAAGGTCGTAGCCGCCTGGGGCTGGTGGCCCAGGAGGTGGCACGGCTGGCCGGTCAGATTCTGATCGAGTGGAGCGCGGCCCAAAAGAAGCTGGCTCAGATCAAGGCCCACCCCGAGGCCTTGAAGGACATACAGCAGCAATTGGCCGCACTGATGCCGACGCGCTTTCTGGAGGCCAGCGAATACAAACAGCTGGCCCACTTTCCGCGTTACTTGAAAGCCGTGCAGGCGCGGGTGGACAAGCTGCGCGCCGACCCGGCACGCGACCAGCGTCTGATGCAGGATATGTCGCCTTTGCTGCTGAAGTACCAGCGTGCGGTGGCTGCCTTGAAAGGTGCTCAGGACAGTGGCCTACGCGATTTTCGTTGGATGCTGGAGGAGTTGCGCGTGTCTTTGTTTGCACAGGAACTGCGCACGCCCATGCCGGTGTCGGTCAAGCGACTGGAAAAAGCCTGGGCGGCGCTGCAGCGTTGA